One genomic window of Ziziphus jujuba cultivar Dongzao chromosome 4, ASM3175591v1 includes the following:
- the LOC107416472 gene encoding pentatricopeptide repeat-containing protein At1g51965, mitochondrial produces the protein MRVRLQPHRGCYHIKLNLAGTVTGAATQRHYATKYTAKITSTSPTGRSLSAEVTPPLPHPTDIRGYALPRRDLICKATRILLHQSPSATSDPFSELSDYLSSLSLSLTTLEVSEILKSLNNPRLALRFFRFCPSLSPDFRHDSSTYTRLLLILSKSTSSDRLDLVRSILSELEGFKMPGTISMVNILIGLFGRSEDLERCLGLVEKWELKMNSYTYKCLLQAYLRSRDSSNAFHTYLEMRRRGYNLDIFAYNMLLDALAKDEKVDLAYKVYEDMKRKHCEPDEFTYTIMIRMTGKMGKAHEALELFQEMISKGCIPNLIAFNTMIQALARNRMAGKAILLFSKMVENNCRPNEFTYSVILNVLVAEGQLGRLDEVVEISKKYMTKSIYAYLVRTLSKLGHASEAHRLFCNMWTLHEKGDRDSYVSMLDSLCSAGKTTEAIDLLSKIHEKGITTDTIMYNTVFSALGKLKQIPHLIELYEKMKRDGPSPDIFTYNILISSFGRVGKVAEAVKFFEELENSNCKPDIISYNSLINCLGKNGDLDEAHMRFKEMQEKGLSPDVVTYSTLIECFGKTDKVEMASRLFDEMIAEGCYPNIVTYNILLDCLERCGRTAEAVDLYAKLKQQGLTPDSITYAVLERLQSGSHKKIRVRKQSPITGWVVSPLR, from the exons ATGAGGGTGAGGCTTCAGCCCCACCGCGGCTGCTACCATATAAAACTCAACCTCGCCGGCACTGTCACTGGCGCAGCCACACAACGCCACTATGCCACCAAATACACGGCCAAGATTACCTCCACCTCCCCAACCGGTCGGTCCCTCTCTGCGGAGGTCACACCTCCACTGCCACATCCCACTGATATCCGAGGCTACGCTCTGCCACGCCGCGACCTCATTTGCAAAGCCACCCGCATCCTCCTCCACCAATCCCCTTCCGCCACGTCAGACCCCTTCTCCGAGCTCTCTGACTACTtgtcctccctctctctctccctcaccACCTTGGAAGTCTCCGAAATCCTCAAATCCCTGAACAACCCCCGCCTCGCCCTCCGCTTCTTCCGATTCTGCCCCTCTCTTTCCCCGGATTTCCGACACGACTCCTCCACCTACACCCGCCTACTCCTCATACTCTCCAAGTCCACATCTTCGGACCGGCTCGACCTGGTCCGGTCGATCCTCTCGGAGTTGGAAGGGTTCAAAATGCCTGGGACGATCTCGATGGTCAACATCCTGATCGGGTTGTTTGGACGGAGTGAGGACCTGGAAAGGTGCTTGGGTTTGGTGGAGAAATGGGAGCTGAAGATGAACTCGTACACTTACAAGTGCTTGCTTCAGGCCTATTTGCGGTCCCGTGATTCCTCCAATGCTTTCCATACGTATTTGGAAATGCGAAGGCGTGGTTACAATTTGGATATATTTGCATATAACATGCTTTTGGATGCGTTGGCCAAAGATGAAaag GTTGACCTGGCTTACAAGGTTTATGAAGACATGAAAAGGAAGCATTGTGAACCCGATGAGTTTACGTATACAATTATGATTAGAATGACTGGAAAAATGGGTAAAGCTCATGAGGCCTTGGAACTTTTTCAGGAAATGATATCAAAGGGCTGCATTCCtaacttaattgcttttaataCTATGATCCAGGCCTTAGCTAGGAACAGGATGGCTGGAAAGGCCATCCTTCTCTTCTCAAAAATGGTGGAGAACAATTGTAGACCCAATGAATTTACATACAGTGTTATTTTGAATGTCTTGGTTGCTGAAGGGCAGCTTGGTAGATTAGATGAGGTTGTGGAAATATCAAAGAAATACATGACCAAGTCCATATATGCTTACCTTGTACGGACACTAAGCAAATTGGGACATGCTAGTGAAGCTCACCGGCTATTTTGCAACATGTGGACTTTACACGAGAAGGGAGATAGGGATTCTTATGTGTCCATGTTGGATAGTTTATGCAGTGCAGGTAAAACAACAGAGGCTATTGACCTTCTGAGCAAGATTCATGAAAAAGGGATAACTACTGACACTATCATGTATAACACAGTATTCTCAGCTCTTGGAAAGTTGAAGCAAATacctcatctaattgagctttaTGAGAAGATGAAACGTGATGGCCCTTCACCAGACATATTTACCTACAATATTCTGATATCCAGCTTTGGTAGAGTCGGTAAAGTTGCTGAGGCTGTTAAATTCTTTGAAGAACTCGAGAACAGCAATTGCAAACCTGATATTATCTCTTACAATTCTTTGATCAACTGCCTAGGGAAGAATGGTGATCTAGATGAAGCACATATGAGATTTAAGGAGATGCAAGAGAAAGGATTGAGTCCTGATGTGGTTACATACAGCACTCTCATCGAGTGCTTTGGCAAGACAGATAAAGTGGAGATGGCCAGCAGGTTGTTTGATGAGATGATTGCCGAAGGCTGCTATCCAAACATTGTAACATACAACATTTTACTTGATTGCCTCGAGAGGTGTGGGAGAACTGCTGAGGCAGTTGATTTGTATGCTAAACTTAAGCAGCAGGGGCTGACACCGGATTCAATTACATATGCAGTGCTGGAACGGTTGCAGAGCGGTTCTCATAAGAAAATTAGAGTTCGTAAGCAGAGTCCGATTACTGGTTGGGTTGTTAGCCCTTTAAGGTGA
- the LOC107416473 gene encoding uncharacterized protein LOC107416473 isoform X2, whose protein sequence is MSSGSTSQPARRPASSSTQTPLTNEQPRSQSSGSAARTSGTSAPAGPNPTSLRWDRQTIQFSVNAWVFVVAVLAIFPLVPRHLSHRAYRLSFMGTACSSLYSLYSLYGKPRAWNLQALQVYFQSILATKDFIYFIYCLSFVTSHLCLKLALIPVLCRALDQVAKFLRRNFNRSSLYRKYLEDPCVWVESNTTTLSILTSHTEIGLGFLLIISLFSWQRNIIQTFMYWQLLKLMYHAPVTAGYHHNVWGKIGRAVNPLINRYAPFLNSPLSAVQRWWFR, encoded by the exons ATGTCTTCTGGCAGTACTTCTCAGCCAGCAAGACGGCCAGCATCATCTTCGACTCAAACACCACTGACAAATGAGCAACCACGTTCACAGAGCTCAG GCTCGGCTGCAAGAACTTCTGGTACATCAGCACCTGCTGGTCCCAACCCAACTTCTCTTCGTTGGGATCGACAAACCATTCAATTTTCTGTCAATGCTTGG GTGTTTGTTGTGGCTGTGCTTGCTATTTTTCCACTGGTACCTAGACATCTTTCGCATAGGGCATATCGTCTTTCCTTTATGGGCACTGCATGTTCTTCTCTGTACTCCTTGTACTCACTATATGGA AAACCCAGGGCTTGGAACTTACAGGCTTTGCAAGTCTACTTTCAGTCAATACTTGCAACCAAAGATTTTATCTACTTCATTTACTGTCTTTCCTTTGTCACTTCACATCTTTGCCTTAAAC TTGCTTTGATTCCTGTTTTATGTCGAGCTCTTGATCAAGTTGCTAAGTTCCTTAGACGCAATTTCAATCGGTCCTCCTTGTACAG GAAGTACTTGGAGGATCCTTGTGTTTGGGTAGAGTCGAATACAACTACTCTCAGCATACTCACATCCCACACTGAGATTGGACTTGGCTTCCTCCtgattatctctttgttctc GTGGCAGCGCAACATTATACAAACGTTCATGTATTGGCAG CTACTGAAGCTCATGTATCATGCCCCTGTAACTGCTGGATATCACCACAACGTGTGGGGCAAGATAGGGAGGGCTGTCAATCCGCTCATCAACCGCTATGCTCCATTCTTAAATTCCCCTCTTTCTGCTGTTCAGAGATGGTGGTTCAGGTAG
- the LOC107416473 gene encoding uncharacterized protein LOC107416473 isoform X1, with product MGEEREDPQKVKRIAAAHYDYENDSRWADYWANILIPPSMSSRSDVVDHFKRKFYQKYIDPDLVVEPMSSGSTSQPARRPASSSTQTPLTNEQPRSQSSGSAARTSGTSAPAGPNPTSLRWDRQTIQFSVNAWVFVVAVLAIFPLVPRHLSHRAYRLSFMGTACSSLYSLYSLYGKPRAWNLQALQVYFQSILATKDFIYFIYCLSFVTSHLCLKLALIPVLCRALDQVAKFLRRNFNRSSLYRKYLEDPCVWVESNTTTLSILTSHTEIGLGFLLIISLFSWQRNIIQTFMYWQLLKLMYHAPVTAGYHHNVWGKIGRAVNPLINRYAPFLNSPLSAVQRWWFR from the exons atgggggaagagagagaggacccaCAGAAGGTGAAGAGGATAGCGGCGGCGCATTACGACTACGAGAACGACTCACGATGGGCGGACTACTGGGCCAACATCCTCATCCCTCCCAGTATGTCCTCTCGCTCAGACGTTGTTGACCACTTCAAGCGCAAGTTTTACCAGAAATACATC GATCCTGATCTTGTCGTAGAGCCAATGTCTTCTGGCAGTACTTCTCAGCCAGCAAGACGGCCAGCATCATCTTCGACTCAAACACCACTGACAAATGAGCAACCACGTTCACAGAGCTCAG GCTCGGCTGCAAGAACTTCTGGTACATCAGCACCTGCTGGTCCCAACCCAACTTCTCTTCGTTGGGATCGACAAACCATTCAATTTTCTGTCAATGCTTGG GTGTTTGTTGTGGCTGTGCTTGCTATTTTTCCACTGGTACCTAGACATCTTTCGCATAGGGCATATCGTCTTTCCTTTATGGGCACTGCATGTTCTTCTCTGTACTCCTTGTACTCACTATATGGA AAACCCAGGGCTTGGAACTTACAGGCTTTGCAAGTCTACTTTCAGTCAATACTTGCAACCAAAGATTTTATCTACTTCATTTACTGTCTTTCCTTTGTCACTTCACATCTTTGCCTTAAAC TTGCTTTGATTCCTGTTTTATGTCGAGCTCTTGATCAAGTTGCTAAGTTCCTTAGACGCAATTTCAATCGGTCCTCCTTGTACAG GAAGTACTTGGAGGATCCTTGTGTTTGGGTAGAGTCGAATACAACTACTCTCAGCATACTCACATCCCACACTGAGATTGGACTTGGCTTCCTCCtgattatctctttgttctc GTGGCAGCGCAACATTATACAAACGTTCATGTATTGGCAG CTACTGAAGCTCATGTATCATGCCCCTGTAACTGCTGGATATCACCACAACGTGTGGGGCAAGATAGGGAGGGCTGTCAATCCGCTCATCAACCGCTATGCTCCATTCTTAAATTCCCCTCTTTCTGCTGTTCAGAGATGGTGGTTCAGGTAG